One region of Rana temporaria chromosome 9, aRanTem1.1, whole genome shotgun sequence genomic DNA includes:
- the LOC120914415 gene encoding homeobox protein Nkx-2.4-like encodes MEDLKAFSLDPCLEGYGPLVQMSHQPCLQPSMGSPGFTMTHCLTQNPIRTCCPGGYNSSGDLPTYQENIRGAEWYGHSQDMHYSSFSRIITPSGFNMPPSGCLGYISEGAKTSLYLQHTSKRKRRVLFSQAQVYELEKRFEQQKYLTAPEREQLAKHIHLTPNQVKIWFQNHRYKMKRQAKNRDHPTEEGAKPYNMDLEEVKVPCPSPCTSMEDYSDVKLDYKASIQEQLQGHSLYLGQDFLSSPSDIHEFEKSSRNIVFKPW; translated from the exons ATGGAGGACCTCAAAGCTTTTTCCTTAGACCCTTGTCTAGAAGGTTATGGACCTCTAGTACAGATGTCTCACCAGCCTTGCCTTCAACCATCCATGGGGTCCCCTGGATTCACCATGACCCACTGTCTTACTCAGAACCCGATCAGAACTTGCTGCCCAGGGGGTTACAATAGTTCTGGAGATCTTCCAACATATCAGGAAAACATAAGGGGTGCGGAATGGTATGGACACAGTCAGGACATGCACTATTCTTCAT TTTCCAGGATAATTACACCATCAGGATTTAACATGCCGCCTTCTGGCTGTTTGGGATACATCAGCGAAGGAGCCAAAACCTCTCTGTACCTTCAGCATACATCCAAGAGAAAAAGGAGGGTTCTTTTTTCCCAGGCCCAAGTGTATGagctagagaaaagatttgagCAGCAGAAATATCTTACAGCCCCAGAGAGAGAACAGCTAGCAAAACATATCCATCTTACCCCCAACCAGGTGAAAATTTGGTTCCAGAACCACCGCTACAAAATGAAAAGGCAAGCCAAAAACCGAGATCATCCTACAGAGGAAGGAGCTAAGCCCTACAACATGGACTTGGAAGAGGTGAAGGTGCCCTGCCCTAGTCCATGCACTTCCATGGAAGATTATAGTGACGTGAAGCTGGACTACAAGGCCTCCATCCAAGAACAACTCCAAGGTCATAGTCTTTATTTAGGACAGGACTTTCTTAGCTCTCCTTCAGACATCCATGAGTTCGAGAAATCGTCTCGGAATATTGTGTTCAAGCCTTGGTGA